The Rhododendron vialii isolate Sample 1 chromosome 6a, ASM3025357v1 genome includes a window with the following:
- the LOC131328641 gene encoding uncharacterized protein Os04g0629400-like — translation MCYVGKATKIFIFIVAALVVTGLVLGFGLFRSALHKSHKCSGDSCNDQASPAVFPNPTTPSTPTSASTLTPTPNPSSNPYPPPPAPNPGSTPTPPPPPPEVMPPPPQPVVVAAAPPPNFGPPSPVVTPGPVQSSVALTGEDTFEGPIILRVPTAIIPMGIDGIVWPTIECAFSLHIAYV, via the exons atgtgCTATGTGGGCAAAGCCACCAAGATCTTCATCTTCATAGTGGCGGCACTGGTGGTTACTGGGCTCGTCTTGGGATTCGGGCTCTTTCGGTCCGCCCTTCACAAGTCTCACAAATGCTCCGGCGACTCCTGCAACGACCAGGCATCACCGGCGGTTTTCCCAAATCCCACCACCCCTTCTACCCCTACCTCCGCCAGTACTCTTACCCCCACCCCAAATCCCAGTTCCAACCCCTACCCACCTCCGCCAGCCCCAAATCCCGGCTCAACCCCGACTCCGCCGCCTCCTCCGCCTGAAGTTATGCCTCCGCCTCCGCAGCCGGTGGTTGTCGCGGCAGCTCCGCCGCCCAATTTCGGTCCTCCAAGCCCAGTGGTGACTCCAGGTCCAGTGCAAAGCTCAGTTGCTTTGACAG GCGAGGACACTTTTGAGGGGCCGATAATCCTACGGGTACCGACAGCTATAATACCGATGGGTATCGACGGCATTGTGTGGCCCACTATAG AATGTGCATTTTCTCTTCACATAGCTTACGTTTGA